The Anaerolineales bacterium genome contains the following window.
TCACGCTCTACAACATCCGCATGGTCCGGCTGCAGGGGGTCCTTCGGTACTTGGTGGCAGCCCTGCGGGCGATCAACGATCAACCGCGCTGGAGCATGCGCGTTGCCTGGGACGAGGGGGAGTACGACGGCCCAGTTAGCCTGGTGTCGGTCGGGAACTGCCCACTCACCGGTGGTCTGTTCCGCATGGCGCCTGCCGCCGACCCGGCCGATGGGCGTCTGACCTTCGTCCTGGGATACGCGCCCACGCGGCGCAAGATGCTCAGCCTGCTGCCGCGCACGATCAATGGCAGCTTCGTGCGCGATCCCGCCATCCAGCAACACCACTGCACCCGGCTGCAGATCTCCTGCGATCCCCCGACGCCCATCCAGCTTGACGGGGAGATCCGCGCCCAAGCCTTGAGCGAGATCTCGTACGAGGTCCTCCCCGCTCGGCTGGACGTGCTCTGCCCCTAATCTTGATGATGGTTGACGCGGTTCTCCGTGCCTGGCTGACCGTCCAGGGATCCCCCGCCGGCTCCGGCGGGGCTGCGCCTCGCGCCGGACGCAGCACCTGATGCCCGAGCCTGTAGTGCCAGGCCGCGCCGCCGGCCGAGTGCGGCGGTCTGTCTTCTGGCTGGTGCGGATTGCCCTCGGGCTGCTCTACACCCAGTTCGCCTGGGCGTACGACCTTGTCGCCTGGCTGGTCTCCTTCGGCCGCTGGAGCGACTGGCAGCAGACCGGGCTGCTGGTCCTGCCGCCTGGGCCGGTCCTCGAGCTCGGCCATGGCCCGGGACACCTGCTCTGGCGCCGGCTCAGCCAAGGACAACCGAGCGTGGGCGTCGACCGCTCGCGGCAGATGGGGAGAATCGCGCTTCGCCGCCTGCGGAGGGACCGGCTGCCCGCCAATGTGGCACGGGCCATGGCCCAGGCGCTTCCGTTTGCCGGGGAATCGTTCCAGGCCGTGCTGGCCACGTTCCCGACGGAATATATCCTCGATCCCCTCACCCTTGACGAGGTCAGGCGCGTCTTGCGTCCGGGCGGGATCCTGGTCATCATCGCCGGCGTGCGCATCGCGCCCAAGAGCCTGCCCGACCGCTTCCTGCAGGGGCTGTACCAGCTTACCGGAGAGACCCCGGCCTTGCCCGCCACCTGGGCCCAGCCATTCGAAGCGCAGGGATTCCGCCTGCAGACCGAACCGGTCGCCGCGCCCGCCGCCGAGGTCCTCAGGATCGTGGCCACCAAGCCCTGACAGGCTCTCGTGGAGCAAGTAGAATGGGCCGGGGACAGGAGTTAGGGTGGCTCAAGCGAGGGCGGACGAGGGCGATCTGGCGCTGGTGATCGGCGCCGATGGGAAGCGGTTCATCTTGCGTCTGGCGGCAGGCACCGAATTGCAGACCCATCGCGGCGTGCTGCCGCATGACAAGTTGATCGGCACCGAATGGGGGACAACCTGCCACTCCCATCTCGGCACGCCCTATGTCTTGCTGCAGCCCACGCTGGACGAAATCCTGCTGCATCTCAAGCGGCGTTCGCAGATCATCTTCCCCAAAGACCTGGGCTACATCCTGCTCCGCATGGCGATCCGGACGGAGATGCGGGTGGCAGAGGCCGGCACAGGATCAGGTGCCCTCACCGTGGCCCTGGCGTGGATGGTTGGTCCGCAGGGCGAGGTCCACTCGGTAGACCGGCGTGAAGACATGCAGCTTCTGGCCAAATCCAACCTGGCTCGCCTGGGTCTGCAGGATCGCGTCGTCTTTCACTTACAGGACATCGCCGAAGGATTCCCTGTGGCCGGGCTGGAGGCGCTGTTTCTCGATCTGCCGGATCCACAAAACTACCTGGACCAGGCCCGCCAGGCGCTGCACGGCGGCGGCGTGATCGGCGCCATCCTGCCGACCGCCAACCAGGTCTCCAGCCTGATCGAAGGCCTGAACCTGCACGGCTTCTCCCAGATCGATGTGTGCGAGATCCTGCAGCGCTTCTACAAGACCGTTCCCGCTCGTCTGCGACCGGTCGATCGGATGGTGGCGCACACCGGGTACCTGGTCTTCGCCCGGGCCGTGGCGCAGACGCCGGCCACCCATCCCACAGAACTCGACCAGGCTTCCGCTGAGTTTGACCCTTCCCCGGCCGCGACTGAGGGAATCGACAGCGACTGATGCCCGGGCTCCTCAACACCTCCAGCCCCTCGGCGGGGTCGGATCGCTGTCGCAAGCGTACGATGGCAGAAAGCATCGCGCCCTGCCGGCGAGGCGGGCGGGACGGA
Protein-coding sequences here:
- a CDS encoding diacylglycerol kinase family lipid kinase, with translation MQARVILNPYSGRWKALKRRAEAEAALRQAGIAFDLVQTERPGHGTELAEQAARQGCSPIIVAGGDGAIGEVVNGLHRVSPHGPLGPLGILPLGTANDLVHNLGLPLDLPGSARAIAAGNTRRIDLGKANEWVFANNSAVGLEPVVTLYNIRMVRLQGVLRYLVAALRAINDQPRWSMRVAWDEGEYDGPVSLVSVGNCPLTGGLFRMAPAADPADGRLTFVLGYAPTRRKMLSLLPRTINGSFVRDPAIQQHHCTRLQISCDPPTPIQLDGEIRAQALSEISYEVLPARLDVLCP
- a CDS encoding methyltransferase domain-containing protein — encoded protein: MPEPVVPGRAAGRVRRSVFWLVRIALGLLYTQFAWAYDLVAWLVSFGRWSDWQQTGLLVLPPGPVLELGHGPGHLLWRRLSQGQPSVGVDRSRQMGRIALRRLRRDRLPANVARAMAQALPFAGESFQAVLATFPTEYILDPLTLDEVRRVLRPGGILVIIAGVRIAPKSLPDRFLQGLYQLTGETPALPATWAQPFEAQGFRLQTEPVAAPAAEVLRIVATKP
- a CDS encoding tRNA (adenine-N1)-methyltransferase, translated to MAQARADEGDLALVIGADGKRFILRLAAGTELQTHRGVLPHDKLIGTEWGTTCHSHLGTPYVLLQPTLDEILLHLKRRSQIIFPKDLGYILLRMAIRTEMRVAEAGTGSGALTVALAWMVGPQGEVHSVDRREDMQLLAKSNLARLGLQDRVVFHLQDIAEGFPVAGLEALFLDLPDPQNYLDQARQALHGGGVIGAILPTANQVSSLIEGLNLHGFSQIDVCEILQRFYKTVPARLRPVDRMVAHTGYLVFARAVAQTPATHPTELDQASAEFDPSPAATEGIDSD